The Pseudofrankia sp. DC12 region TCGCGTTGCCTGGCCGGGCCGAGGGCGACGTCGTCGAGGTCGCCCAGATCTTCCGGTCCTACGGCGACACGCTGGTCCGCGCCGAGGGCTACCCGCCGCACCCGGACCGGTTCGCCCGGGCAGGCTATGACCTCGCGGCGCTGCTCGCCCCGGCGGACCGAGGCTGGCCCGAGATCGCGGTGGAGCGGTGACGCACGTCGGCGCGGTGAGCCTCGGTGCCCTGGACGCGGGGGAGGCCTGATGGGGATCTTCGTGGGGCTGCTGTTCGGGCTCGGGATGTTCCTGATCGTCGGGCCGAAGACGACACGGCGGCGGGGCGACGCGGAGCCCGGCTGGCGGCGGTCCACGGCCGAGCTGCTCGCGCAGGCGGGGGTGCGGGGCCTGGGCCCGGGCCAGTTCGTCGCGATAAGCCTCGCGGCCGGCCTCGTCGTGGGGTTCGTCATCTTCGCCGTCACGGCGACGTGGTCGCTCGGTCTCGCCTTCTTCGTGTTCGCCGCGTTCCTGCCGCGGACCCTGGTCGCCCGCCGGCGTCGGGCCCGGGTCGCGGACCTGCGCGGGATGTGGCCCGACGTCGTCGACAACCTCGCTAGTGCAGCACCTCAATAGTTCCTTGCTGTGAGCGTCCGGATTGATCGTTACTTCTGGTAGTCGGTGAGGTGGACGAGGGCGGCGGTGTCGTACGCCTCGGTGGGCGATCCGATCCGGCTGCCGGTGACGAGTACGGCCGGGGTGTAGCTCTCGGTGGCCGGGTCGTAGAGGGCGAACGCCCAGGCGTCGCCGCCGAGGTACTCGATCCGGCAGAGCCGGATCTGTTCGTCGTGTTCGTCGCCCTCGCCGGCCCAGGCGCTCAGGTACCCGGACCCGCCGCGCCAGCGGATCGTGATCTCCTGCAGGGTTGGGTGGGTCTGGGAGGCGTGGTGGTCGACAGTCCCCTCGACGAGGTCCTTGAGGCGTTTGGCCGGTACGGGCATGCCACCAGTGTGGGCTGCCTCCGATGCCGTGATGGGATCACGTCCGTGGCCGGTTTGCCAGGGGCCGCTGCCCGCGGCTCACCGCCTGCCCCCGGTGAGCGGCCCGCGGGCCTGTGATCTGGGGCTTGTGGAGCGGTGAGCAGCTGATGGGCCCTGGTCGGCGGACGGTCGCCGAGGCGATGACCGTCAAACGGCGCAGGAAGATCGACCAGATCCTCGCGGCGGGTAGCAGCGAGGCGCGCCTCGTGCGGCGGGCGCGGATCGTGCTGCTCGCCGCCGGTGGGGCGGGCCCCGCAGAGATCGCGCGGGTGTCGGGCTGTTCGCTGCCGACGGCCCGGGTGTGGCCGGCACGGTTCGCCGCGCGCGGGATCCCGGGCCTGTTCGACCGGCCACGGCCGGGCCGCCCGCCGGTGCATGGCCCGTCGGCCAGGCTCGCGGTCGTGGCGACCGCGACCTCGTTCCCGCCGTCCGGGGCGAGCGTCTGGACGCACCGGACGCTGGCCGGCCATCTGGCCGGCCGCGGCCTGCGGGTCTCGCCGGCGACCGTCGGGCGGGTCCTGGCCGAGGCCGAGGTCCGCCCGCACCGGGTCCGCGGCTGGCTGCACCGGGCCGACAACCTCGACTTCTGGCGGCAGGCCGGCGAGGTCTGTCGGCTCTACCTCGACGGGCCCGCCGAGGGCACGCTGCTGCTCTCGGTCGACGAGAAGACCGGGATCCAGGCCAAAAGCCGCAGGCATCCCGAGATCCCGGCCAGGCTGGGCCGCGACGCGCGCCGCGAGTTCGAGTACGTCCGCCACGGCACCGTCTCGATCCTCGCGGCGATGGACGTGTTCACCGGACAGGTCCTCGCGCACCGCATCGGGCGCAACGACTCGCGGACGTTTCTCGACATCCTGGTCACCCTCGACCAGTGCACCGCCCCTGATCTGCGGATCCACCTGATCCTCGACAACGGGTCCAGTCACACCTCGGCCGCGACCCGGGCCTGGTTCGCCGCGCACCCCCGGTTCACGGTGACCTACACGCCCAAGCACGCGAGCTGGTTGAACATGGTGGAGCAGTGGTTCGGGGCACTGACCCGCAGGCTGCTACGCCGCGGCGACTTCACGAGCCGCGAGGACCTCGAACAGCAGATCATCGACTTCACCCTCGACCACAACACGACCGCCACGCCCTACCAGTGGCGCTACGACGCCGAAGCCGAGCACGCCCGCTACCTCGACCGCCACCCCGCCCCGCAACCGCAGCCCGCCACCGACGCCCTGCCGACCGCCGCCTGACATCACTTATCGTCACCAGACGCCGGAAAGGAACTACTGAGGCGCTGCACTAGTGCCGTGCGTGCGGGCATGTCGCTCCCGGAAGGTCTCGCCGCCGTGGGCCAGCGCGGCCCGGCGCCGCTTCGCGGGGCGTTCACCCGGTTCGGCGAGGAGTACCGGGCCACCGGCTCGTTCAGCGCCTGCCTGGACAAGCTCGCGGACGAGCTGGCCGACCCGGTGGCCGACCGGATCATCGAGTCGCTGCGCCTGGCCAGGGAGGTCGGCGGCACCGATCTCGGCCGGCTGCTGCGCACCCTGTCGACCTTCCTGCGCGAGGACGCCCGCACCCGCGCCGAGCTGGAGACCCGGCAGAGCTGGACCGTCAACGCGGCCCGTCTCGCGCTCGCCGCGCCCTGGGTGGTGCTGCTCCTGCTGGCCACCCGGGGCCAGAACGTCTCCGCCTACGACAGCTCGACCGGGGTCGGGGTGCTCGTCAGTGGCGGCGCCGTCTCAGTGTTCGCCTACGTCGTGATGAAGCGGATCGGCCGGCTTCCTGAAGAAGGGCGGGTGCTTCGCCCATGAGACGTTCATGAGCCTCGCCGCTACCGGGGCGCTGCTCGGGCTGGTGGCCGGCATCGGGCTGGTGATCGTCGCGGTCCGGTCGCCGCGGGCCCGCCGAATCCGTTACGCGGACCGGATCGAGCCCTACCTGCGGGACACCCCGCCGCCGTCCCGGCTGCTCGACGACAGCGCGGCCCACGCGGCCCCTCGCTCGGCCCGGGCCGCGCCGACAGCGCTGGCCGCCGTCGAGGCGCTCGTGCGGCCGTTCCTGGCAGACGCGGCCCGTCGCCTCGACCGCTTCCTGGGCGGGCGCGCCGGCCTGGTGCGGCGGCTGACTCAGGCGGGCGGGCGCACGTCGGTCGAGGAGTTCCGGGCACAGCAGGTGATCCTCGCCGCCGCCGGTGGGCTGGTCGGGGCGGTGCTGCTGGTGCCGCGGGCGGTCGTCGGGGTCGGTCCGCCGCCGGTCGTCGGCGTCGCGCTGGTCGTCGCGGGTGTCGCCGGTGGGGTCGTCGGCCGGGAATGGTGGCTGACCCGCGCGATCCGGGCCCGCGAGGACCGGATGCTCATGGAGTTCCCGACAATCGCCGAGCTGCTCGCGCTCGCCGTCACGGCCGGGGAGTCGCCGGTCGGGGCGCTGGAACGGGTCGCCCGGCTGACCCACGGCGAGCTCGGCTACGAGCTGCGGCTCGCGCTCGCGGACGCCCGCTCCGGCGCCAGCCTGGTGCAGGCGCTGGAGGGGATCGCGAACCGGACGACGCTCGGCTCGCTGGCCCGGTTCGTCGACGGTATGGCCGTCGCGATCGAGCGCGGAACGCCGCTGGCCGACGTGCTGCGCGCCCAGGCCGTCGACGTCCGGGAGGCCGGCCGGCGCCAGTTGCTGGAGTCCGGCGGCCGCAAGGAGATCGCGATGATGGTGCCCGTCGTCTTCCTGGTACTGCCGACGACGGTGATCTTCGCCTTCTATCCGGCCCTGGTGAGCTTCACGTTCTTCGCGCAGTAGAGGCTCCCCGGCCGCGCCGGTGCGTGGCAGCGGTCGGGGTAGCGGTGGCGAGGGGGCGCCGCCGCGGGTGGGGACCCGCGTGTTCGAGGGGGCCAGGGGGATCGGGATCGGCTGGCGGCCCGCGGCCGCGGGCGGCACCGCCGTCCGCGACCGGGTTTCGCCGTACTGGGAGGACGAGATGGCACGCATCACGACGGCACTGGTCGTCGGGTACCTCGCGTGGTGGGACCGGCTCCGGACGGCCAGCACCGGCCGGGCAGCGGGCCGCGGCGACCGCGGCGACGTGCCCGGCTGGGTGATGGTGACGGTCATGACCGCCGCTCTGGTTGTCGCGATCGCCACGATCGCGACCCCGGCGCTGCAGAACATGTTCACCACCGCGATCAACAAGGTCACCGGCATCGGCGGCAGCGGTGGTGGCGGCTGAGCGAGCGGGGCGCGGCCGGCCACTGTGGCGCGCGGGACCGCGGACCCGCCGCCGCGCCCGGGCCGCGGCGGCGGCCCGGCGGCCGGACCGGGGCTCGGCGATCGTCGAGTTCGTGCTGGTCAGCACCCTGCTGCTGTTCCTGTTTCTCGGGATCATCCAGCTCGGTCTGGTGCTGCACGTCCGCAACACCCTCGTCGCGAACGCGGCCGAGGGCGCGCGGCACGGGGCGAACCTGAACGTCGACCCGGCCGATGGCGGACCGTACGCGCAGCGCCTGATCGCCGAGTCGATCCCCGGCCGCGCCGATGCCACCTGCGTGGGCAGCCAGGTCGGCGGCCCGGACGACATCCCGCTGGTGCAGGTGACCTGCGAGGTCCGGGTCCCGCTCAGCCTGCTCCCGTTCGGTGGCGGCGTCACGATCCACGTCACCGGCCACGCCGTCAAGGAGACCCCGTGACGCGAGGATCAGCGCCGCCCTTGCCGGGTTTGTCCCTAGTTCGCCACCGGCCTGACCGCGATTTCGGCCCCAGGATGGTCGCGGCCACGGCCGTTCGACGACTGCTTGAGGGTGAAATCGGCGATCACGCTGACGGGCCGGCCCTGGCGGTTCCGGCAATAGGGCGATGGGAACGGCCTCGAGGAAGACGAGACCGGCGAGAGCCGGGACGGCGGCCGGACGCCGGCTCGGCGATGATCGAGTTCATCGGGCTGTCCGTGGTTCTGCTGATCCCGTTCGTGTACTTTTTCCTGGCACTGTTCGACGTGCAGCGCTCGGCGTTCGCGGTGACGCAGGCGGCCCGTGAGGCTGGCCGTGCCTACGCGACCGCGGATGACGAGGAGGACGGCCTGGCCCGTGCCCAACTGGCCGCCCAGCTCGCCTT contains the following coding sequences:
- a CDS encoding IS630 family transposase — its product is MGPGRRTVAEAMTVKRRRKIDQILAAGSSEARLVRRARIVLLAAGGAGPAEIARVSGCSLPTARVWPARFAARGIPGLFDRPRPGRPPVHGPSARLAVVATATSFPPSGASVWTHRTLAGHLAGRGLRVSPATVGRVLAEAEVRPHRVRGWLHRADNLDFWRQAGEVCRLYLDGPAEGTLLLSVDEKTGIQAKSRRHPEIPARLGRDARREFEYVRHGTVSILAAMDVFTGQVLAHRIGRNDSRTFLDILVTLDQCTAPDLRIHLILDNGSSHTSAATRAWFAAHPRFTVTYTPKHASWLNMVEQWFGALTRRLLRRGDFTSREDLEQQIIDFTLDHNTTATPYQWRYDAEAEHARYLDRHPAPQPQPATDALPTAA
- a CDS encoding type II secretion system F family protein, with protein sequence MSLAATGALLGLVAGIGLVIVAVRSPRARRIRYADRIEPYLRDTPPPSRLLDDSAAHAAPRSARAAPTALAAVEALVRPFLADAARRLDRFLGGRAGLVRRLTQAGGRTSVEEFRAQQVILAAAGGLVGAVLLVPRAVVGVGPPPVVGVALVVAGVAGGVVGREWWLTRAIRAREDRMLMEFPTIAELLALAVTAGESPVGALERVARLTHGELGYELRLALADARSGASLVQALEGIANRTTLGSLARFVDGMAVAIERGTPLADVLRAQAVDVREAGRRQLLESGGRKEIAMMVPVVFLVLPTTVIFAFYPALVSFTFFAQ
- a CDS encoding TadE family protein; translated protein: MVEFVLVSTLLLFLFLGIIQLGLVLHVRNTLVANAAEGARHGANLNVDPADGGPYAQRLIAESIPGRADATCVGSQVGGPDDIPLVQVTCEVRVPLSLLPFGGGVTIHVTGHAVKETP